Proteins encoded within one genomic window of Anopheles gambiae chromosome 3, idAnoGambNW_F1_1, whole genome shotgun sequence:
- the LOC1279915 gene encoding ATP-binding cassette sub-family G member 1 has translation MMEPIGNPASIPLESLESVSPREFELSFQNVSYCVKHKHDRTHSAILKNLSGSFRSGRLVGIMGPSGAGKSTLLNVLSGFKKSNVTGQLMVDGQRLSERRSRKIISYTQQEVCLWPALTVEESLRYAAEFKLSPTIDQHQKRARVRELLHVLGLSGCADTLAGSVSGGQAKRLSIGLELLSDPKVMLLDEPTSGLDTVAAYQVLAHVKQLAARGRVIACVIHQPNSQQLLLIDDLYVLAKGRRIYSGPTGEMVTQFARFGLDCPVSHNPADYALEVASLDQEDDRLKRLMMEEEKDIFDYNPPRLMVEKSVDGSYQRYALSTLQQLRVLLRRTTSCTMRETYQFKARILINIAIALITSVAFYNTGNNADRILANTAVLIINLYAIFFTSIVSAVLVYPRESACFVLESKNNWYSLRAYYLAKIVVELPTLILSSSVFFLIVYYFTAQPFEWLRIGTFALVCLMFGWISQMLGLLLGSLLSVQNSVFVSILIMVPASLFSGFFVPLRDASVLVRPLLYVSFVRYAFEGAVHAIYGFDRPDLDCPEVFCYFRQLKRFLQFVSMPDLAYGYDLLALAGWIVLLMGAVYLSLRRRIKQD, from the exons ATGATGGAGCCAATCGGTAATCCCGCTTCCATACCGCTGGAATCGTTGGAAAGTGTGAGCCCGCGTGAGTTTGAGCTATCGTTTCAGAATGTTTCCTACTGTGTAAAACATAAGCATG ATCGCACACACTCCGCCATCCTGAAGAACCTTTCCGGGTCGTTCCGTTCGGGCCGGCTGGTGGGGATTATGGGACCATCGGGGGCTGGCAAATCGACCCTGCTGAATGTGCTGAGTGGATTCAA AAAAAGCAACGTCACCGGTCAGCTAATGGTCGACGGACAACGGCTCTCCGAGCGCAGAAGCCGTAAGATCATCTCCTACACCCAACAGGAAGTGTGCCTGTGGCCGGCCCTTACCGTCGAGGAAAGCCTACGGTATGCGGCCGAGTTTAAACTCTCACCCACCATCGACCAGCACCAAAAACGGGCGCGCGTTCGGGAGCTTCTGCACGTGCTGGGGCTGTCAGGGTGTGCCGATACACTTGCCGGCAGCGTATCGGGCGGTCAGGCCAAGCGTCTATCGATCGGCTTGGAGCTTCTGTCCGACCCGAAAGTGATGCTGCTGGACGAGCCGACGAGTGGGCTGGACACGGTCGCCGCCTATCAGGTGCTGGCACACGTCAAGCAGCTTGCCGCCCGCGGTCGCGTTATCGCCTGCGTCATCCATCAACCCAACTCGCAGCAGCTGCTCCTGATCGATGATCTGTACGTGCTGGCCAAGGGCCGACGGATCTACAGTGGACCGACGGGTGAAATGGTGACGCAGTTCGCTCGCTTCGGGCTCGATTGTCCCGTTTCCCACAATCCGGCCGATTACG CGCTGGAAGTGGCCAGCTTGGATCAGGAGGATGACCGATTGAAGCGATTGATgatggaggaggagaaggatatTTTCGACTACAATCCACCGCGGCTGATGGTGGAGAAGAGCGTTGATGGATCGTATCAGCGGTACGCGCTCTCAACCCTGCAGCAGCTGCGTGTGTTGCTGCGACGAACGACCAGCTGTACGATGCGCGAAACG TACCAGTTTAAAGCGCGCATTCTCATCAACATCGCCATCGCGCTCATCACGAGCGTCGCGTTCTACAACACCGGCAACAATGCCGACCGCATCCTGGCCAACACCGCCGTGCTGATCATTAATCTGTACGCCATCTTCTTCACCAGCATAGTTTCGGCGGTGCTGGTCT ATCCCCGCGAGTCGGCCTGCTTCGTGCTAGAGAGCAAAAATAATTGGTACTCCCTGCGGGCTTACTACTTGGCCAAAATTGTGGTCGAACTTCCCACGCTG atcctTTCGTCGTCGGTGTTCTTCCTCATCGTGTACTACTTCACCGCGCAACCGTTCGAGTGGCTCCGGATCGGTACGTTCGCGCTGGTCTGCCTGATGTTTGGTTGGATTTCCCAGATGCtcgggctgctgctgggcaGCCTGCTCTCCGTGCAAAACTCCGTGTTCGTGAGCATCCTGATAATGGTGCCGGCGTCGCTATTTTCCGGCTTCTTCGTGCCGCTGCGCGACGCCAGCGTGCTGGTGCGGCCCCTGCTCTACGTGTCGTTCGTGCGGTACGCGTTCGAGGGTGCCGTGCACGCGATCTACGGCTTCGATCGGCCGGATCTCGACTGCCCGGAGGTGTTTTGCTACTTCCGTCAGCTGAAACGCTTTCTGCAGTTTGTCTCGATGCCGGATCTGGCCTACGGGTACGATCTGCTAGCGCTGGCCGGGTGGATCGTGCTGCTGATGGGTGCGGTGTACCTGAGCTTGCGGCGAAGAATCAAACAGGATTGA